In a single window of the Actinomycetota bacterium genome:
- the nuoL gene encoding NADH-quinone oxidoreductase subunit L, translated as MLDVIWLIPALPLAGFVVLLLFGRRLGEPLAGWVATLATAAAFLVSVGVFFDLLGDEPEDRLHVERIFAWMPIGSLRVDLAFLADPLSISMALFVTGIGALIHLYSIGYMHGDRDFPKFFLYLNLFVFSMLMLVMGENLLVTFLGWEGVGTCSYLLISFWHTRQSAATAGKKAFVTNRVGDWGVMIAMFLAFGAVGTLSYAGINEAAESGALAPVTATAIALMLFVGAAGKSAQLPLYLWLPDAMEGPTPVSALIHAATMVTAGVFLMTRISPVLTAAYDWAPTIIAVVGVATALFAATIAVAQNDVKKVLAYSTVSQLGFMFLAVGSGAYIAAVFHMVTHAFFKALLFLGAGSVIHGMHHEQDMRKMGALRVLMPVTAVTFIVGWLAIAGVPPFSGFWSKDEIIVYAWDKSPVLAVFALVAALLTAYYMTRQVIMVFFGEARWRDRSEEHGAHGDFEPHESPWTMLTPLVVLALLSIGGGVLNLPLTPRLQFFEHWLEPVVEFGERHLKDGTEDLKVTIAVVSILVGIAGVIGAYLVYARHRVRPVEPEVLANAWYYDQAVSAFMGGPGRQGFEAVAAFDTAVIDGAVEGSGRAVQGVGGLLRKGQTGFVRTYAAAIGLAVVALLAWFFLRGVLL; from the coding sequence GTGCTCGATGTGATCTGGCTGATCCCGGCCCTGCCCCTCGCCGGGTTCGTCGTCCTCTTGCTGTTCGGCCGCCGCCTCGGCGAGCCGCTCGCCGGCTGGGTCGCAACGCTCGCCACGGCGGCGGCGTTCCTCGTCAGCGTCGGCGTGTTCTTCGACCTGCTCGGCGACGAACCCGAGGACCGACTCCACGTGGAGCGCATCTTCGCCTGGATGCCGATCGGCAGCCTGCGCGTCGATCTCGCCTTCCTGGCCGACCCGCTCAGCATCTCGATGGCGCTGTTCGTCACCGGCATCGGTGCGCTGATCCACCTGTACTCGATCGGGTACATGCACGGCGACCGCGACTTCCCCAAGTTCTTCTTGTACCTCAACCTCTTCGTCTTCTCCATGCTGATGCTGGTGATGGGCGAGAACCTGCTCGTCACGTTCCTCGGGTGGGAGGGCGTCGGGACGTGCTCGTACCTGCTGATCAGCTTCTGGCACACCCGGCAGAGCGCGGCGACGGCGGGCAAGAAGGCGTTCGTCACCAACCGCGTCGGCGACTGGGGCGTGATGATCGCGATGTTCCTCGCCTTCGGTGCGGTCGGGACGCTCTCCTACGCAGGCATCAACGAAGCCGCCGAGTCGGGAGCACTCGCTCCGGTCACGGCGACTGCGATCGCGCTGATGCTGTTCGTCGGCGCCGCCGGCAAGAGCGCGCAGCTCCCGCTGTACTTGTGGCTACCCGACGCGATGGAGGGCCCCACCCCGGTTTCGGCGCTGATCCACGCGGCGACGATGGTCACTGCCGGTGTGTTCTTGATGACGAGGATCAGTCCGGTGCTGACCGCGGCCTACGACTGGGCGCCGACCATCATCGCCGTCGTCGGCGTCGCCACCGCCCTCTTCGCCGCGACGATCGCCGTAGCCCAGAACGACGTGAAGAAGGTGCTCGCCTACTCGACGGTGAGCCAGCTCGGGTTCATGTTCCTCGCCGTCGGATCCGGTGCCTACATCGCCGCGGTGTTCCACATGGTCACCCACGCCTTCTTCAAGGCGCTGCTCTTCCTCGGCGCGGGTTCGGTGATCCACGGCATGCATCACGAGCAGGACATGCGCAAGATGGGTGCGCTGCGCGTGCTGATGCCCGTCACCGCGGTCACGTTCATCGTCGGCTGGCTGGCGATCGCGGGGGTGCCGCCGTTCTCCGGCTTCTGGTCGAAGGACGAGATCATCGTCTACGCGTGGGACAAGAGCCCGGTGCTGGCCGTTTTCGCGCTGGTCGCCGCGCTGCTCACCGCGTATTACATGACCCGCCAGGTGATCATGGTGTTCTTCGGCGAGGCGCGTTGGCGTGACCGCAGCGAGGAACACGGCGCCCACGGTGACTTCGAGCCCCACGAGAGCCCGTGGACGATGCTCACCCCGCTGGTGGTGCTGGCCTTGCTGTCCATCGGCGGGGGAGTGCTGAACCTGCCGCTCACCCCGCGGCTGCAGTTCTTCGAGCACTGGCTGGAGCCGGTGGTCGAGTTCGGCGAGCGCCACCTGAAGGATGGCACCGAAGACCTGAAGGTGACGATCGCGGTGGTTTCGATCCTCGTCGGAATCGCGGGAGTGATCGGTGCCTACCTGGTGTACGCCCGCCATCGGGTGCGCCCTGTCGAGCCAGAGGTGCTGGCCAACGCGTGGTACTACGACCAGGCCGTGTCCGCGTTCATGGGCGGGCCCGGGCGCCAAGGGTTCGAGGCCGTCGCCGCGTTCGACACCGCCGTCATCGACGGTGCCGTCGAGGGCAGCGGGCGCGCCGTGCAGGGCGTCGGTGGCTTGCTGCGCAAGGGCCAGACGGGGTTCGTGCGAACCTACGCAGCTGCGATCGGCCTCGCGGTCGTCGCGCTGCTCGCCTGGTTCTTCTTGCGGGGAGTGTTGCTGTGA
- a CDS encoding NADH-quinone oxidoreductase subunit M, with product MIAAEGAAAVRFPILSAIVLLPAIGALATVLVSRRRPEIVKLLAIVVSVLTAGLALWLLAAFESGEAGFQFTSQHEWIRTWGISWHLGVDGISLFLVVLTAVLFPLAILGCDPHHDDKPYLAWLLLLETGVLGSFLSLDLFLFFVFFEIVLVPMYFLIGGWGYEGRVHAATKFFLYTMIGSAFMLVGIIATALLARDDVGRITFDLVTLAESANFSATTGRWLFFAFAIAFAVKVPLVPLHTWLPDAHTQAPTAGSVILAGVLLKLGTYGLLRFGVYLFPAAAYWSRPLFLTLAVVGIVYGAIVATMQADLKRLVAYSSVAHLGFIVLGTFAITTEAVSGGVMQMINHGVSTGALFLLVGMIYERRHTRQISELNGIQKVAPIFAGVFMVVMLSSIGVPGLNGFVGEFLILVGSFATARWWVVVAATGVILAALYLLWAYQRVFHGEPDEENSRFPELKLREGLVLLPFVGLIVFCGVYPKPMLDRIGPSVEALISHVEERTDYRAPEPVVLEESGDTEGEG from the coding sequence CTGATCGCCGCAGAGGGCGCGGCCGCGGTCCGCTTCCCGATCCTCAGCGCGATCGTGCTTCTGCCGGCGATCGGCGCTCTCGCGACGGTGCTCGTGTCGCGGCGTCGACCCGAGATCGTCAAGCTCCTTGCCATCGTCGTATCGGTGCTCACCGCCGGGCTCGCGCTGTGGCTGCTCGCCGCGTTCGAGAGCGGCGAAGCGGGGTTCCAGTTCACGTCGCAGCACGAGTGGATCCGCACGTGGGGCATCTCGTGGCACCTCGGTGTGGACGGCATCTCGTTGTTCCTCGTCGTGTTGACCGCGGTGCTGTTCCCGCTCGCCATCCTCGGGTGCGATCCGCACCACGACGACAAGCCGTACCTCGCCTGGCTGTTGCTGCTCGAGACCGGGGTGCTCGGGTCGTTCCTCAGCCTCGACCTGTTCTTGTTCTTCGTGTTCTTCGAGATCGTCCTCGTGCCGATGTACTTCCTGATCGGCGGCTGGGGTTACGAAGGGCGCGTCCACGCGGCGACGAAGTTCTTCCTCTACACGATGATCGGCTCCGCGTTCATGCTCGTCGGGATCATCGCCACCGCGCTGCTTGCCCGCGACGACGTCGGGCGGATCACCTTCGACCTCGTCACCCTTGCCGAAAGCGCGAACTTCTCGGCCACCACGGGTCGTTGGCTGTTCTTCGCGTTCGCGATCGCGTTCGCGGTGAAGGTGCCGCTCGTGCCGCTGCACACGTGGTTGCCCGACGCTCACACGCAGGCGCCGACGGCCGGGTCGGTGATCCTTGCCGGTGTGCTGCTGAAGCTGGGCACGTACGGCCTGCTGCGCTTCGGGGTGTACCTGTTCCCGGCGGCCGCGTACTGGAGCCGACCGCTCTTCCTGACGCTCGCCGTGGTGGGCATCGTGTACGGGGCGATCGTGGCGACGATGCAGGCCGACCTGAAGCGGCTCGTCGCCTACTCCTCCGTCGCCCACCTCGGGTTCATCGTGCTCGGCACGTTCGCGATCACCACCGAGGCGGTGTCGGGCGGCGTGATGCAGATGATCAATCACGGCGTGTCGACAGGGGCGCTGTTCTTGCTGGTCGGGATGATCTACGAGCGCCGCCACACGCGCCAGATCTCCGAACTGAACGGCATCCAGAAGGTGGCGCCGATCTTCGCCGGCGTGTTCATGGTGGTGATGCTCTCCAGCATCGGCGTGCCGGGTCTGAACGGCTTCGTCGGCGAGTTCTTGATCCTCGTCGGCAGCTTCGCCACCGCGCGGTGGTGGGTCGTCGTCGCGGCCACCGGCGTGATCCTCGCCGCCTTGTACCTGCTGTGGGCGTACCAGCGGGTGTTCCACGGTGAACCCGACGAGGAGAACTCACGCTTTCCCGAGCTCAAGCTGCGCGAGGGGCTGGTGCTCTTGCCCTTCGTCGGGCTGATCGTGTTCTGCGGCGTGTATCCGAAGCCGATGCTCGACCGCATCGGCCCCAGCGTGGAAGCCCTGATCTCCCACGTCGAGGAGCGCACCGACTACCGGGCTCCCGAGCCGGTGGTGCTGGAGGAGTCCGGCGACACGGAGGGAGAGGGCTGA
- a CDS encoding NADH-quinone oxidoreductase subunit N produces MASLVAQANVALPEIDWFALSPVLVLIGTAVAMLVVAGLTRPWARGMYALVTVVGACTAGALAMVLWVEVSNDGPRTIVNGSLAVDHLALWGTITICVAIVLAALVTEGYLRRESMDGPEVYALYLSAAVGGVVMLAANDLVVTFLGLETLSLSLYVLASSHRRRAESTESGFKYFILGGFASAFFLYGIALVYGATGSTNISGVAGVLDAEVLLQGDDVMLLAGVGLLLVGLAFKVAAVPFHFWAPDVYQGAPTPVTAFMASAGKAAAFLAMLRVLVVALPSLADDWRPVIWVLAVASLVLGSILAVVQTDVKRMLAYSSISHAGFILVGVEAAGHVGRVNDGTASSALYLLFYAVLVIGTFGVVTLVTRTGDGATDIGAFRGLASERPLLALGLTVFLVAQAGVPLTSGFIAKFGVIEAAVDVESYAIAIIAMVSAVVAAYLYLRIMVSMWLTGTEEGDTEREPVRVPLSAGIAIAAAAAFTLVFGIFPGWLIEASEQVAALAR; encoded by the coding sequence ATGGCCTCGCTCGTGGCCCAGGCGAACGTCGCGCTACCGGAGATCGACTGGTTCGCGCTGAGCCCCGTGCTCGTCCTCATCGGTACCGCCGTCGCGATGCTCGTCGTCGCCGGCCTGACGAGGCCGTGGGCGCGGGGCATGTACGCGCTGGTGACCGTCGTCGGCGCCTGCACCGCTGGGGCACTGGCGATGGTGCTGTGGGTCGAGGTCAGCAACGACGGGCCGCGCACGATCGTCAACGGCAGCCTCGCCGTCGACCACCTCGCGCTCTGGGGCACCATCACCATCTGCGTCGCGATCGTTCTCGCCGCGCTCGTCACCGAGGGCTACCTGCGGCGTGAGTCGATGGACGGGCCCGAGGTGTACGCGCTCTACCTGAGCGCAGCCGTCGGCGGGGTGGTGATGCTCGCGGCGAACGACCTGGTCGTCACGTTCCTCGGCCTCGAGACGCTCAGCCTGTCGCTGTACGTGCTCGCCTCCAGCCACCGCCGGCGGGCGGAGAGCACCGAGAGCGGCTTCAAGTACTTCATCCTCGGCGGCTTCGCGTCGGCGTTCTTCCTGTACGGGATCGCCCTCGTGTACGGCGCCACCGGCAGCACCAACATCTCCGGCGTCGCGGGGGTGCTCGACGCAGAGGTGCTGCTCCAGGGCGACGACGTGATGCTCCTTGCCGGGGTCGGGTTGCTGCTCGTCGGGCTGGCGTTCAAGGTGGCCGCCGTGCCCTTCCACTTCTGGGCTCCCGACGTTTACCAGGGCGCGCCCACGCCGGTGACGGCATTCATGGCGTCGGCCGGCAAGGCTGCGGCGTTCCTCGCCATGCTGCGGGTGCTCGTCGTCGCCCTGCCCTCACTGGCCGACGACTGGCGACCGGTGATCTGGGTGCTCGCCGTCGCCTCGCTCGTGCTCGGATCGATCCTCGCCGTGGTGCAGACCGACGTGAAGCGGATGCTCGCGTACTCCTCGATCAGCCATGCCGGCTTCATCCTCGTCGGTGTCGAAGCCGCCGGGCACGTCGGCCGGGTGAACGACGGCACGGCCTCTTCAGCGCTCTACCTGCTGTTCTACGCAGTGCTGGTCATCGGGACGTTCGGTGTTGTCACACTCGTCACCCGCACCGGCGACGGCGCCACCGACATCGGCGCGTTCAGGGGTTTGGCGAGCGAGCGTCCCCTGCTCGCCCTCGGCCTGACGGTGTTCCTCGTCGCCCAGGCGGGAGTGCCGCTGACGTCGGGGTTCATCGCCAAGTTCGGGGTGATCGAGGCCGCGGTCGACGTCGAGAGCTATGCGATCGCGATCATCGCGATGGTCTCGGCCGTCGTCGCTGCGTACTTGTACCTCAGGATCATGGTCAGCATGTGGCTCACCGGCACCGAGGAGGGCGACACCGAGCGTGAGCCGGTGCGCGTTCCGCTGTCGGCGGGCATCGCGATAGCCGCTGCGGCCGCCTTCACCCTCGTGTTCGGCATCTTCCCCGGCTGGCTGATCGAGGCGTCCGAGCAGGTGGCCGCGCTCGCCCGTTGA
- a CDS encoding 4-hydroxybutyrate CoA-transferase yields MATAVGAIRPDDSLAVPLGPGVPGGFMHALGERDDFTRLEVFGALLPDLYQLFMRKGVHYRSGFFGPAERFLRDAGASIDFVPADFRRFEPILQHLAPRVMATAAAPPVDGWVSLSVHAGAGIDELHRAGADPDRVLLVEVSEKYPRTHGLPPDHMHRLSLDEIDILVESDRAPLDLADAPPTAEEIAIAEHAMAYFQNGSTVQTGIGGIPSQIATILAASDLEDLGVHSEMFTTGLMRLHQSGKVTNRKGSEFDGFTPTTFAAGIPELYEWLQDNDQVRFLPVRLVNSPERIARNRHMVTINGGMAVDLSGQVVADTIFGKQWSGVGGHEDFVSGPGLSADGRSLICLPSTSSINGELVTRIVPELPMGSVVSTPRHQVDIIVTEFGAAELQGKTIRERATALAQIGHPDFRDELQAVAEIWPQD; encoded by the coding sequence ATGGCAACCGCGGTCGGCGCGATCCGGCCCGACGACAGCCTCGCCGTCCCGCTCGGGCCGGGGGTGCCGGGCGGGTTCATGCACGCGCTCGGCGAGCGTGACGACTTCACCCGGCTAGAGGTGTTCGGCGCCCTCCTGCCCGACCTCTACCAACTGTTCATGCGCAAGGGCGTGCACTACCGCAGCGGGTTCTTCGGGCCGGCGGAGCGGTTCCTGCGCGACGCCGGTGCGTCGATCGACTTCGTGCCCGCGGACTTCCGCCGGTTCGAGCCGATCCTCCAGCACCTGGCGCCGCGGGTGATGGCGACCGCAGCCGCGCCGCCCGTCGACGGCTGGGTCAGCCTCTCCGTGCACGCCGGCGCCGGCATCGACGAGCTTCACCGCGCCGGCGCCGACCCCGACCGCGTGCTGCTGGTGGAGGTCAGCGAGAAGTACCCCCGCACACACGGTCTCCCGCCCGATCACATGCACAGGCTGAGCCTCGACGAGATCGACATCCTCGTGGAGTCGGATCGTGCGCCGCTCGACCTCGCCGATGCACCGCCGACGGCAGAGGAGATCGCCATCGCCGAGCACGCGATGGCGTACTTCCAGAACGGCAGCACGGTGCAGACCGGCATCGGAGGCATCCCCAGCCAGATCGCGACGATCCTCGCCGCGAGCGACCTCGAGGATCTCGGCGTCCACTCCGAGATGTTCACCACCGGGTTGATGCGTCTGCACCAATCGGGAAAGGTCACCAACCGCAAGGGCTCGGAGTTCGACGGGTTCACGCCGACGACGTTCGCGGCCGGCATCCCCGAGCTGTACGAATGGCTCCAGGACAACGACCAGGTGCGCTTCCTGCCGGTGCGTCTCGTCAACTCGCCCGAACGCATCGCCCGCAACCGTCACATGGTGACGATCAACGGTGGGATGGCCGTCGATCTGTCCGGTCAGGTGGTGGCCGACACGATCTTCGGCAAGCAGTGGAGCGGTGTCGGCGGCCACGAAGACTTCGTGTCCGGGCCTGGGCTCTCCGCCGACGGGCGCAGCCTGATCTGCCTGCCGTCGACGAGCTCGATCAACGGCGAGCTGGTCACGCGCATCGTCCCCGAGCTGCCGATGGGCAGCGTCGTCAGCACCCCGCGGCACCAGGTGGACATCATCGTCACCGAGTTCGGTGCCGCCGAGCTGCAGGGCAAGACGATCCGCGAGCGGGCGACGGCGCTCGCCCAGATCGGCCATCCGGACTTCCGCGACGAACTGCAAGCCGTCGCCGAGATCTGGCCGCAGGACTAG
- a CDS encoding LLM class F420-dependent oxidoreductase, producing the protein MRFGVMFANTGHGSSPPGAVRLAQAAEAAGFEALWTVEHVVVPSGYESKYPYDRSGKMAGGAEDFDLPDPLVWLTWVAAHTERIKLATGILILPQRNPVITAKEVATIDHLSGGRMVLGVGVGWLAEEFAALGVPFEGRGARLDEYIELMRALWTQERATFHGAYHQFEDCIVRPRPVNGTVPIVVGGHTQRAARRAGLLGDGFFPGSASLEDLSGLFATVRSTAEQAGRDPGEIQLIAGGAGAPGEALDRRIEALAELGVDQAVLPAFPPDRLLEIGADLTRRFG; encoded by the coding sequence ATGCGTTTTGGAGTGATGTTCGCGAACACCGGTCATGGCTCGTCGCCGCCGGGCGCGGTACGGCTGGCCCAGGCCGCCGAGGCGGCGGGGTTCGAGGCGCTGTGGACGGTCGAGCACGTCGTCGTGCCCTCCGGCTACGAGTCGAAGTACCCGTACGACCGCAGCGGCAAGATGGCCGGAGGGGCCGAGGACTTCGACCTGCCGGACCCGCTCGTGTGGCTCACCTGGGTCGCCGCACACACCGAGCGCATCAAGCTCGCCACCGGCATCTTGATCCTGCCCCAGCGCAACCCGGTGATCACCGCGAAGGAGGTGGCCACGATCGACCACCTCTCCGGTGGCCGGATGGTGCTCGGGGTCGGCGTCGGTTGGCTGGCCGAGGAGTTCGCCGCGCTCGGCGTGCCCTTCGAAGGCCGCGGCGCCCGCCTCGACGAGTACATCGAGTTGATGCGAGCGCTCTGGACGCAGGAGCGGGCCACCTTCCATGGCGCCTACCACCAGTTCGAGGACTGCATCGTGCGTCCCCGCCCGGTGAATGGCACCGTGCCGATCGTCGTCGGCGGGCACACCCAGCGCGCGGCACGCCGCGCCGGGCTGCTCGGCGACGGGTTCTTCCCCGGCAGCGCGTCGTTGGAGGACCTCTCCGGTCTGTTCGCCACCGTACGTTCGACCGCCGAGCAGGCCGGCCGTGACCCAGGGGAGATCCAGTTGATCGCGGGCGGAGCGGGAGCCCCCGGCGAAGCACTCGACCGCCGCATCGAGGCGCTTGCCGAGCTCGGCGTCGATCAGGCGGTCCTACCCGCCTTTCCACCCGACCGGCTGCTCGAGATCGGCGCCGACCTGACCCGTCGCTTCGGCTGA
- a CDS encoding enoyl-CoA hydratase/isomerase family protein: MTGVREHHSKTHHFSLVGPRSRVCQERRETEEVSVQGGSAASYEHLLVERSGNIVSITLNRPDKRNALSSELMLELTAALRAVGASDADGVVLAARGPVFSAGHNFADMAGADLAAAQRLFQVCTVMMDTLQAIPQPVVARVHALATAAGCQLVATCDLAVAAESAAFALPGGKGGLFCHTPLVAVARNIGRKRALEMAMTGDPIDAATAAEWGLVNRVVADDQLDAAVDDLISRASRGSVLSKALGKQGFYAQVDLPQHQAYQYAIGVMAAAALTGDAREGIDAFLGKRPPKFSERP, translated from the coding sequence ATGACCGGTGTTCGCGAACATCACTCCAAAACGCATCACTTCTCCCTCGTCGGCCCCCGGTCGCGAGTGTGCCAGGAGCGGCGCGAGACTGAAGAGGTGAGCGTCCAAGGTGGTTCCGCTGCTTCGTACGAACACCTGCTCGTGGAGCGCTCCGGCAACATCGTCAGCATCACCTTGAACCGTCCGGACAAGCGCAACGCCCTCTCGTCGGAGCTGATGCTCGAGCTCACCGCCGCGCTGCGGGCGGTCGGCGCGAGCGATGCCGACGGCGTGGTGCTCGCGGCCCGGGGACCGGTGTTCTCCGCGGGTCACAACTTCGCCGACATGGCCGGTGCCGATCTTGCCGCGGCGCAGCGGCTGTTCCAGGTGTGCACGGTGATGATGGACACCCTCCAGGCGATCCCCCAGCCCGTCGTCGCCCGCGTCCATGCCCTCGCCACCGCGGCGGGTTGCCAGCTCGTCGCGACGTGCGACCTCGCCGTCGCCGCGGAGAGCGCCGCCTTCGCCCTCCCGGGGGGCAAGGGCGGCCTGTTCTGCCACACGCCTCTCGTCGCGGTGGCGCGCAACATCGGGCGCAAGCGGGCCCTCGAGATGGCGATGACCGGTGACCCGATCGACGCCGCGACGGCTGCCGAGTGGGGACTCGTCAACCGGGTGGTCGCTGACGACCAGCTCGACGCCGCGGTCGACGATCTGATCTCGCGCGCGAGCCGCGGCTCGGTGCTCTCCAAGGCGCTCGGCAAGCAGGGGTTCTACGCCCAGGTCGACCTGCCCCAACATCAGGCCTACCAGTACGCGATCGGAGTGATGGCCGCGGCCGCGCTCACCGGCGACGCTCGCGAAGGCATCGACGCCTTCCTCGGCAAGCGCCCGCCGAAGTTCTCCGAGCGCCCCTGA
- a CDS encoding metal-sensitive transcriptional regulator, whose product MRETPGYHDDKQAVLTRLRRVEGQIRGLQRQVEADTYCIDVLTQVAAATKALQSIGLLLLDDHLRHCVANAAEHGDRARADELVAEATRAVERLLRS is encoded by the coding sequence ATGCGTGAGACCCCCGGATACCACGACGACAAGCAGGCCGTGCTCACCCGGCTGCGCCGCGTCGAGGGCCAGATCCGCGGGCTCCAGCGCCAGGTCGAGGCCGACACGTACTGCATCGACGTGTTGACCCAGGTGGCTGCGGCCACCAAGGCGCTGCAGTCGATCGGGCTCCTGCTGCTCGACGACCACCTTCGCCACTGCGTCGCGAACGCCGCCGAGCACGGCGATCGCGCTCGTGCCGACGAGCTTGTCGCCGAGGCAACCCGCGCCGTCGAGCGCTTGCTGCGCTCTTAG
- a CDS encoding heavy-metal-associated domain-containing protein: METMELKVPGMTCGHCVAAVKEELVRLAGVASVDVDLATKVVLVTGDELSWPAITAAVDEAGYEAVR; encoded by the coding sequence ATGGAGACGATGGAGCTGAAGGTGCCGGGCATGACCTGTGGCCACTGCGTGGCGGCGGTCAAGGAGGAGCTTGTAAGACTCGCCGGGGTGGCGTCGGTGGACGTCGATCTCGCGACGAAGGTCGTCCTCGTCACCGGCGACGAGCTGTCCTGGCCCGCGATCACCGCCGCCGTCGACGAGGCTGGATACGAAGCCGTGCGCTGA